In the Telopea speciosissima isolate NSW1024214 ecotype Mountain lineage chromosome 2, Tspe_v1, whole genome shotgun sequence genome, one interval contains:
- the LOC122652772 gene encoding pentatricopeptide repeat-containing protein At4g39530-like isoform X5 — protein MIFVYPFRVSSLILSEILSVIPNCRNHVIDFNRNKFWFQRMIHTLKFSVSDNSEPQFSLQDYGSLLRHLGDLRDINYGQSLHSILIKNGLDRDVFIQNNILRFYAICHDLMNARLVFDEMPDPNLVSWTSMISSYVQHGFNDLGLQLFYRMFHSGLRPNEFGFSVALKACRITGGALVDAYSKLGALHDASKVFCSLEEKDNVVWSTLLTGYHKIGDAEQGLTLYLEYVSKGYELDPFTFTSAFNLCSILDSARVGSQIHCSFIKSGFLLDSFVGNAVINMYVSAGMTSDAYKALLEVRDKNEICFNAMIAGFIFNSEDIKALELFSEMKEIGLIPDHSTISYTIRACANLNMLEEGKALHSHILKTLGNPGSNLCTGNAFIEMYSKFGGVEEAKMAFEELDMPNEFSWTTVILSYTELERYREALQLFHDMLLSPAPVEPSQFTLVVVIQACRRLAAPDQGRQLHAYIIKAGYEAHAFVGSALIGMYATSPSDIYDASRVFSYMPEQDLVSWSTIITAWAQHGHGEEALRLFLEFPHGTIPVDESILSSCLSACASLAALKSGKWVHSHIIKSGFESHIHVGSSVIDMYCKCGSIEDAQKFFDGMEKHNVVSWTAMISGYAHHGLSEEALVLFHRMTEVGLKPDGITFIGVLTACSHVGLVKEGLQYFESIQNDYGLNVTINHFACVVDLLGRAGELDKAEALINTAPFPSKNLLWRTLLGACNKHGNIHVGNRIAELLVKLEPDEPSTYVSLSNIYASSFMWDHFVEVRNRIKEENINKHPGCSWVEIAS, from the exons ATGATCTTCGTATACCCCTTCAGGGTATCCTCCCTGATTCTGAGTGAAATCCTCTCCGTAATACCCAATTGCAGGAATCATGTCATTGATTTCAACAGGAATAAATTTTGGTTTCAAAGAATGATTCACACCCTCAAATTCTCTGTATCAGATAACAGTGAGCCTCAGTTTTCTCTGCAAGACTACGGTTCACTTTTGCGGCATCTCGGAGATTTGAGAGACATAAACTATGGGCAATCACTTCACTCCATCCTCATTAAAAATGGGTTGGATCGAGATGTTTTTATACAGAACAATATCCTCAGATTTTATGCTATTTGCCACGATTTGATGAATGCCCGTCTTGTGTTTGACGAGATGCCGGACCCAAATTTGGTCTCTTGGACAAGCATGATCTCGTCTTATGTACAACATGGTTTTAACGACCTTGGTTTGCAGCTCTTTTATCGTATGTTTCATTCGGGATTGCGACCAAATGAGTTCGGGTTTTCTGTGGCACTCAAGGCATGCAGAATTACAG GTGGAGCCCTTGTTGATGCCTACTCAAAATTAGGAGCCTTACATGATGCCTCTAAAGTGTTTTGCAGTCTTGAAGAGAAGGACAATGTGGTCTGGAGTACTCTGCTGACTGGTTACCATAAGATTGGGGATGCCGAACAAGGGCTGACCTTATATCTTGAATATGTATCCAAAGGTTATGAGTTAGATCCGTTTACCTTCACAAGTGCATTTAATTTGTGTTCAATTTTAGATTCTGCAAGAGTTGGTTCGCAGATACATTGCAGTTTCATTAAGAGTGGTTTCTTGCTGGATTCTTTCGTTGGGAATGCTGTCATCAACATGTATGTCAGTGCTGGAATGACGTCTGATGCTTATAAAGCTTTGCTTGAGGTTAGAGATAAGAATGAGATATGTTTCAATGCTATGATTGCTGGTTTCATTTTTAATTCAGAGGACATAAAAGCCCTGGAATTGTTCTCTGAGATGAAGGAAATAGGATTGATACCGGATCATTCCACAATAAGCTACACCATCAGAGCCTGTGCAAATCTAAATATGTTGGAAGAAGGTAAAGCTCTCCATTCTCACATATTGAAAACTTTGGGGAATCCTGGTTCTAATTTATGTACAGGGAATGCCTTTATCGAGATGTATTCAAAATTTGGAGGAGTTGAGGAAGCCAAAATGGCATTTGAAGAGTTGGACATGCCAAATGAGTTCTCATGGACAACTGTTATATTGAGTTACACTGAATTAGAGAGGTACAGAGAAGCCTTGCAGTTGTTTCATGATATGCTTCTCTCTCCAGCCCCTGTAGAACCAAGCCAGTTTACCCTTGTTGTTGTCATTCAGGCTTGTAGAAGACTTGCGGCGCCAGATCAAGGAAGACAACTCCATGCTTACATCATAAAAGCAGGATATGAGGCCCATGCTTTTGTGGGAAGTGCTCTGATTGGCATGTATGCAACAAGTCCGAGTGACATTTATGATGCTTCTCGAGTATTCTCTTACATGCCCGAACAAGATCTCGTCTCTTGGAGCACTATTATTACAGCATGGGCACAACATGGACATGGTGAAGAGGCTCTAAGGCTGTTCTTAGAATTTCCCCATGGGACCATCCCTGTTGATGAATCCATCTTATCAAGCTGCCTCTCAGCTTGTGCGAGCTTAGCCGCATTGAAGAGTGGCAAATGGGTCCACTCTCACATTATCAAATCTGGATTTGAATCTCATATACATGTTGGGTCTTCTGTGATCGATATGTATTGCAAGTGTGGAAGCATTGAAGATGCACAAAAGTTCTTTGATGGGATGGAAAAACACAATGTAGTTTCTTGGACAGCAATGATATCTGGATATGCCCATCATGGGCTAAGTGAAGAGGCACTTGTCCTGTTTCATAGGATGACAGAAGTCGGTTTGAAACCTGATGGCATCACTTTCATTGGGGTTCTTACTGCATGCAGTCATGTTGGGCTTGTCAAGGAAGGTTTGCAGTATTTTGAGTCCATTCAAAATGATTATGGCTTGAATGTAACAATAAACCACTTTGCTTGCGTGGTTGACCTCCTTGGCCGTGCTGGAGAGTTGGATAAAGCAGAGGCCCTAATAAACACAGCTCCATTTCCATCAAAAAACCTACTGTGGAGGACCTTATTGGGCGCCTGTAACAAGCATGGTAATATACATGTTGGCAACCGGATAGCTGAGTTACTGGTCAAGCTAGAACCAGATGAGCCTTCAActtatgtttctctttcaaATATTTATGCATCATCCTTTATGTGGGATCATTTTGTTGAGGTTAGAAAcagaataaaagaagagaatattaatAAGCACCCTGGATGTAGTTGGGTTGAGATTGCAAGTTGA